One Deinococcus aestuarii DNA segment encodes these proteins:
- a CDS encoding type II toxin-antitoxin system Phd/YefM family antitoxin: MRTVDLDNAEQQLGSLVDAVEGSEVVVITRDGRPAVKLVPLTYGERMEWSAEVQRFMQGGEYDPDAFQLDRDDVLPAPERDLF, encoded by the coding sequence ATGCGAACCGTGGACTTGGATAACGCCGAACAGCAGTTAGGCAGCCTCGTTGATGCGGTCGAGGGAAGCGAGGTCGTCGTCATTACCCGCGACGGCAGGCCCGCCGTGAAACTCGTGCCCCTGACCTACGGCGAGCGGATGGAGTGGAGCGCCGAGGTGCAACGGTTCATGCAGGGCGGCGAGTACGACCCGGACGCCTTCCAGCTTGACCGCGACGACGTGCTGCCCGCGCCGGAGCGAGACTTGTTCTGA
- a CDS encoding AbrB/MazE/SpoVT family DNA-binding domain-containing protein, translating into MRIATVTVGDEGEITLPSEVCERLGVGEGDEVEFVLDDKGVHLRAIQQENNASAITAFKDMPRDEEFKLDRIQDTPPDPDL; encoded by the coding sequence ATGAGGATTGCAACGGTAACGGTCGGCGACGAAGGAGAAATCACCCTGCCTTCCGAAGTATGCGAGCGGCTAGGCGTCGGCGAGGGCGATGAGGTCGAGTTCGTGTTGGACGACAAGGGCGTTCACCTTCGTGCGATACAGCAAGAGAACAACGCCAGCGCCATAACCGCCTTCAAGGACATGCCCCGCGACGAAGAATTCAAGCTCGACCGCATTCAAGACACGCCACCCGACCCCGACCTCTAG